Genomic DNA from Anabaena sphaerica FACHB-251:
CAACAAGACAACAAGATCCCCGACTTCTCTAAGAAGTCGGGGATCTGAATCTTGAGCGATATGAAATTGGAAAAATAAAAGATCCTCAACTCTTACCTTCTACGTTACGCAAGTGTAAGGTCAAATCCTATTTTTACTGAGCAACGCCTATTTTTTTATGTCTGATCAAGTTTGGTTGTCACAATTGCAGCAACATCGAGCGATCGCAGTTATTCGCGCCCCAAAAATGGCGTGGGGTGAAAAAATGGCTTTAGCGGTAGCATCCGGGGGAATGCAGTTAATAGAAATTACCTGGAATAGCGATCGCCCTGGGGAATTAATCTCTCGACTGCGTACCGATTTACCTGATTGTATCATTGGTACGGGTACGCTGTTTAATGTGCAGCAGTTAAAAGAGGCGATCGCAGCTGGGGCGCAGTTCCTCTTCACTCCCCATACTGATCCAGAAATGATTAGAGCCGCAGTATCTCAAGATATTCCCATCATTCCTGGCGCACTCACACCTACAGAAATTGTTACAGCCTGGACTCAGGGCGCTAGTTGTGTGAAAGTGTTTCCTGTGCAAGCTGTGGGAGGAACGAGTTATATAAAAAGTTTACAAGCACCTCTTGGTCATATTCCCTTAATACCTACCGGTGGTGTGACAATAGAAAATGCTAAAGATTTTTTACAAGTTGGGGCTGTGGCGGTGGGCTTAAGTGGGGAATTATTTCCCAAAAAAACGCTATTAGAAGGAAATTGGGACGCGATCGCGGGGCAAGCAAAAAATCTCATACGGAGGTTAAATTAGTAGTGAGGTGACAAGGATAGGGAATAGGGAACAAGTCATAATAAATTCTTCCCAATCACCAATTACCAATCACTAATGAGTATAGAGGAGTGTGTTTACCATGAAAAGCCTAATTGATCCTAATTGGATGCGTCGCTTAAAAATATTACTCACGGGTGCATTAGTCTCTACTAGTATTTTTAGTTTCCGAGCGAATGCAGTGTGGGCAAATCCAGACAACAATAAAAATCCAGACAACAATAAAATTGCTACAGCTATTCAAACACTCAAAGAATCTGATCAACGCTGGATTCAAATTAACCTCTCAGAGCAAAATTTAATTGCTTGGGAAGGTAACAAACCTGTGTATGCAATCACCATTTCTTCTGGTAAAAAATCTACACCCACTCGTGTTGGCACTTTTAAGATTCAAACAAAGCTGAAAAAAACTCGGATGCGGGGTATAGGTTATGACGTTGCCAATGTCCCCCATACTATGTATTATCAAGGCGGTTATGCTATTCACGGAGCATATTGGCATAAAAGATTTGGTACACCTGTAAGTCATGGTTGTGTAAATCTTGCACCTAATCATGCGAAATGGATATTTGAGTGGGCTGATGTAGGAACTCCAGTAGTTGTTAAAAAATAGGAAGTGGGGAGATGGGGAGATGAATACACCAATTACCTATCACCTGATAAATGACCAAAATCACAGGAAATCAAAACAATTAAACGGTTCTAGGGGTTGCAGGATCAGTAAAATAGAGAAAGGTATTGAAAATCTCTGTTTACCAGAATTTGGCGTAAATCCTCAGAAATCCTGCGCGAAGTAATAACACTAAAAATTAAAAGGTAATTGGATCATGCCTAGCTGGATTCGTAGTGCTTTAATACGTTGTTCTGGAACTTTTTGTACAGGTTTAGTATTGATGGTGGTGACTGTGTTTTCTTGGTCTTCACCAACCAGTGACCCCAAAACTACTACAGCTAACGCAACTGTAGTCAATCAAAGAACTACTATATCTAAAAGTCAGCAAATAGCCCAATCTCGGCGCATTGAAATTGATTTGTCCGAGCAACGTTTACGGGCTTGGGATGGTAAAAATTTAGTGTATTCCTTCCGAATTTCTACAGGTAAGCGTTCCACCCCCACACCAGTTGGTAGATTTGCAATTAATTCCAAGTATCGCACTCACCGAATGCGTGGTACAGGTTACGACATTCCTGATGTTCCTTACGCTATGTACTTTTATGAAGGCTATGCTATTCACGGTGCTTACTGGCATAACCGTTTTGGGACTCCCATTAGTCATGGTTGTGTAAATTTGCCAGTTAAGCAAGCACGCAAGTTATACAATTGGGCAGGAACGGGGACTGTCGTGGTTGTGCGTCGGTAGGTGATTCAATTTTAGATTTTGGATTTTGGATTTTAGATTGACAGAACATAGATCCCCGATTTCGTTGAGAAGTTGGGGATCGGATGTATTTATGGCAACAATCATTTTTCTGCAATCATATTTAAGCTGATGAGAGTTCCTTTATAAGTCATAGAACTTGTATCTCCGAATATATTGAATTCTTTCACTTTGCGGATATTGGTAAATCCTGCCATTTTTAATTGTCTAGTGAGGATTTCCTGATTAAATCCTCCCAGATGATAGTCATATTCATCGACATGACCGCCAAAAATCATCCGTATAATATTAAAGCGTTCGTGATAAGTTAATTTATCTTTCTGGAGGAACAAAGAAGCCAGAACATCTAAATCAGGAACACTAACATAAATAGCAGCACCAGGGGCTAAAACTCTCCGCCATTCTTGCAAAGTTTTTTCCAGTTCATAAGCATAATCAAAGTGTTCTAATACATGAGATGAGTAGAGAGCAGAAAAAGTGTTATCTGCAAATCTGGATAAATCTTTAGCATTGCCTATGTGATCTACATGAGAGCCGGGAATAGCATTCAATATTTCCCAACCTGCTACAGCTTCAGTTCCGCCAATATGCAGTTTTCTTTG
This window encodes:
- a CDS encoding bifunctional 4-hydroxy-2-oxoglutarate aldolase/2-dehydro-3-deoxy-phosphogluconate aldolase, whose protein sequence is MSDQVWLSQLQQHRAIAVIRAPKMAWGEKMALAVASGGMQLIEITWNSDRPGELISRLRTDLPDCIIGTGTLFNVQQLKEAIAAGAQFLFTPHTDPEMIRAAVSQDIPIIPGALTPTEIVTAWTQGASCVKVFPVQAVGGTSYIKSLQAPLGHIPLIPTGGVTIENAKDFLQVGAVAVGLSGELFPKKTLLEGNWDAIAGQAKNLIRRLN
- a CDS encoding L,D-transpeptidase, with translation MKSLIDPNWMRRLKILLTGALVSTSIFSFRANAVWANPDNNKNPDNNKIATAIQTLKESDQRWIQINLSEQNLIAWEGNKPVYAITISSGKKSTPTRVGTFKIQTKLKKTRMRGIGYDVANVPHTMYYQGGYAIHGAYWHKRFGTPVSHGCVNLAPNHAKWIFEWADVGTPVVVKK
- a CDS encoding L,D-transpeptidase; translated protein: MPSWIRSALIRCSGTFCTGLVLMVVTVFSWSSPTSDPKTTTANATVVNQRTTISKSQQIAQSRRIEIDLSEQRLRAWDGKNLVYSFRISTGKRSTPTPVGRFAINSKYRTHRMRGTGYDIPDVPYAMYFYEGYAIHGAYWHNRFGTPISHGCVNLPVKQARKLYNWAGTGTVVVVRR